From Blastochloris viridis, one genomic window encodes:
- a CDS encoding IS630 family transposase encodes MVADEVSAHPGIPVEVWASDEHRLGLKPIRRRVWAPAGERPIALGHHRFEWLYVTAFVAPVSGEVVWFLSNGLSKPFFAALLQAFARDVGAGRNRIIVLQIDNAGWHTPENLPVPDGVRLVYQPPYTPELQPAEHLWQLVDESIVNRHIASLKDLEAIIAARCCALADDPATIASTTNFNWWPSPASPS; translated from the coding sequence ATCGTCGCTGACGAGGTTTCCGCCCACCCCGGCATCCCGGTCGAGGTGTGGGCGAGCGACGAGCACCGGCTCGGCCTGAAGCCGATCCGCCGGAGAGTGTGGGCGCCGGCCGGTGAGCGCCCGATTGCGCTGGGCCACCATCGCTTCGAGTGGCTCTACGTCACCGCCTTCGTGGCTCCGGTGAGCGGCGAAGTGGTGTGGTTCCTCTCCAACGGCCTGTCAAAGCCGTTCTTTGCCGCGCTGCTCCAAGCCTTCGCGCGCGACGTCGGCGCCGGCCGCAACCGCATCATCGTGCTCCAGATCGACAATGCCGGCTGGCACACCCCGGAAAATCTGCCCGTCCCGGACGGCGTCCGGCTGGTCTACCAGCCGCCATATACGCCGGAGCTCCAACCCGCCGAACACCTGTGGCAGCTGGTCGATGAGTCGATCGTCAACCGCCACATCGCCAGCCTCAAGGACCTCGAGGCCATCATCGCCGCCCGCTGCTGTGCCCTCGCCGACGATCCAGCCACCATCGCCAGCACCACCAACTTCAATTGGTGGCCAAGCCCCGCCAGCCCGAGCTGA
- a CDS encoding winged helix-turn-helix domain-containing protein: MPRWIEELLARYNLLGEVALGDLRRHNGAPRRLLTPDLLDRLQVRLREPPPNGGVWSSGKVAAWMASELGREKVAVQRGWDALRAIGWSVQAPRPSNPNAASAADQAAYKKTGADRR; encoded by the coding sequence GTGCCGCGCTGGATCGAGGAGCTTCTGGCGCGCTACAACCTTCTGGGCGAGGTGGCGTTGGGCGATCTGCGCCGCCACAACGGGGCGCCGCGAAGGCTGTTGACGCCCGACCTTCTCGACCGTCTGCAGGTGCGCTTGCGCGAGCCGCCGCCGAACGGCGGGGTGTGGAGCAGCGGCAAGGTGGCGGCCTGGATGGCGAGCGAACTCGGCCGTGAGAAGGTTGCGGTCCAACGCGGCTGGGACGCGCTGCGGGCGATCGGCTGGTCCGTCCAGGCCCCGCGGCCCAGCAACCCCAACGCGGCGAGCGCGGCGGACCAGGCGGCATATAAAAAAACTGGCGCAGATCGTCGCTGA